The following are encoded in a window of Rhizobium sp. WYJ-E13 genomic DNA:
- a CDS encoding GFA family protein: MKKTYHGSCHCGRIRYEADIDLQAGTGKCNCSICWKRRYWGANIKPEDFRLLCEETGISDYQFGTLSGHHRFCANCGVAAYGDGYVEAVGGAYVSINLACLDDLDPAELAEAPVQYFDGRNNSWWTVPAETRHL; the protein is encoded by the coding sequence ATGAAGAAGACCTATCACGGAAGCTGTCACTGCGGCCGGATCCGTTACGAGGCCGATATCGACCTTCAGGCAGGGACGGGAAAGTGCAATTGCTCGATCTGCTGGAAGCGCCGCTACTGGGGCGCCAATATCAAGCCCGAGGATTTCCGTCTTCTGTGCGAGGAGACCGGCATCAGCGATTATCAGTTCGGTACGCTCTCCGGCCATCACCGCTTCTGCGCCAATTGCGGGGTGGCGGCTTATGGCGATGGTTATGTCGAGGCGGTCGGCGGCGCCTATGTCTCGATCAATCTCGCCTGCCTCGACGATCTCGATCCCGCTGAGCTTGCGGAAGCGCCGGTGCAATATTTCGATGGCAGGAACAATAGCTGGTGGACCGTGCCGGCGGAAACGCGGCATCTCTGA
- a CDS encoding MarR family winged helix-turn-helix transcriptional regulator, with the protein MTRKRTPDGDAFAALSIAVIRLSSHLQAEGDALAKPAGQTSARWQVLAAADHAPMSVADAARTLGLARQGVQRIADLLEGEGLIAYRANPVHQRAKLMELTEAGKKALADISTRQAVWANERGATYGEERLRQAANLINEMIVDFQGRGDQE; encoded by the coding sequence ATGACGAGAAAACGTACGCCTGACGGTGATGCCTTTGCTGCTCTCTCCATCGCGGTGATCCGCCTTTCGTCCCACTTGCAGGCTGAAGGCGATGCGCTTGCCAAACCTGCCGGGCAGACCAGTGCGCGCTGGCAGGTGCTTGCTGCGGCCGACCACGCGCCGATGTCGGTGGCCGATGCAGCGCGTACGCTCGGTCTTGCGCGCCAAGGCGTACAGCGCATCGCCGATCTTCTTGAAGGCGAGGGGCTGATTGCCTACCGGGCCAACCCGGTCCACCAGCGTGCCAAGCTGATGGAGCTGACCGAAGCAGGGAAGAAAGCGCTTGCCGACATCTCCACCCGCCAGGCGGTATGGGCAAACGAACGCGGTGCCACCTATGGCGAAGAACGGCTGCGCCAGGCCGCCAACCTCATCAACGAGATGATTGTCGATTTCCAGGGCCGGGGAGATCAGGAGTGA
- a CDS encoding lysozyme inhibitor LprI family protein: protein MKTAILSAAICATLLALAPNNAQAASFNCDAKELQPDEKVICENRPLNDADVKMVTTFELLSGLLAMGARGTLQDEQTAWLKKRQACGADAACIGAAYEERLKQLGETYKNINRPL from the coding sequence ATGAAGACCGCCATCCTATCCGCCGCTATCTGCGCCACATTACTCGCTCTTGCACCGAATAACGCGCAGGCGGCGAGCTTCAATTGCGATGCGAAGGAGCTGCAGCCGGATGAGAAGGTGATCTGTGAGAACCGGCCGCTCAACGATGCCGATGTGAAGATGGTAACTACCTTCGAGCTGCTGTCCGGCCTGCTCGCCATGGGTGCGCGCGGTACGCTGCAGGACGAGCAGACCGCGTGGCTGAAGAAGCGGCAGGCCTGTGGCGCGGATGCCGCCTGCATTGGTGCTGCCTATGAGGAACGGTTGAAGCAGCTCGGCGAGACCTACAAGAACATCAATCGTCCGCTCTGA
- a CDS encoding DegQ family serine endoprotease, protein MQGLFKHASVSLLALTLLLPAYAQAQTKTVPESQMQMQLSFAPLVKQTSGAVVNVYAEKTIQRQSPFAGDPFFEQFFGQQMPNRSEKQSSLGSGVIVEANGTVVTNNHVVEGADDIKVALSDGREFPCKVVLRDDRVDLAVLKIDSKADFPALPIGNSDAVEVGDLVLAIGNPFGVGQTVTSGIVSALARNQVVKNEFGFFIQTDASINPGNSGGALMNMKGELIGINTAIFSRGGGSNGIGFAIPANLVKVFLTSADSGVKSFERPYIGASFDPVTSEVADALGLDKARGALIAKVTADSPAAKAGLKAGEVITAVDGVSVEHPDALLYRLTTAGLGKSVNLTVMENGREQQVTLALARAPETQPRDQRTIGGRTPFTGAVVENLSPRVADELRMPLDSTGVVISDVEGGSPASRLGFEPKDIIVSINGAEVKTSRDLQEIADSDPSLWRVEIERDGQRIRQFFR, encoded by the coding sequence ATGCAAGGCCTGTTCAAGCACGCCTCCGTTTCGCTTCTGGCATTGACGCTCCTGCTGCCCGCCTACGCTCAGGCGCAGACCAAGACCGTGCCGGAAAGTCAGATGCAGATGCAGCTTTCTTTCGCACCTCTGGTCAAGCAGACCTCTGGCGCCGTCGTGAACGTCTATGCTGAAAAGACCATTCAGCGGCAGTCGCCCTTTGCCGGCGATCCCTTTTTCGAGCAGTTCTTCGGCCAGCAGATGCCAAACCGCTCCGAAAAGCAGTCTTCGCTCGGCTCCGGCGTCATTGTCGAGGCGAACGGCACCGTCGTGACCAATAATCATGTCGTCGAGGGTGCAGATGATATCAAGGTGGCGCTGTCGGACGGTCGCGAGTTCCCCTGCAAGGTGGTTCTGCGTGACGACCGCGTCGATCTCGCCGTGCTGAAGATCGACAGCAAGGCGGATTTCCCGGCGCTGCCGATCGGCAATTCCGATGCGGTGGAAGTGGGCGATCTCGTGCTGGCGATCGGCAATCCCTTCGGCGTCGGCCAGACCGTCACCAGCGGCATCGTTTCGGCACTTGCCCGCAATCAGGTGGTCAAGAACGAATTCGGCTTCTTCATCCAGACGGATGCCTCGATCAATCCCGGCAATTCCGGCGGCGCGCTGATGAACATGAAGGGCGAGCTGATCGGCATCAATACGGCGATCTTCTCGCGCGGCGGCGGGTCGAACGGTATCGGCTTTGCCATTCCTGCCAATCTCGTCAAGGTCTTCCTCACCTCGGCCGATTCCGGCGTCAAATCCTTCGAGCGGCCCTATATCGGTGCGAGTTTCGATCCGGTAACCTCTGAGGTCGCAGATGCACTCGGCCTCGACAAGGCGCGCGGTGCGCTGATCGCCAAGGTCACGGCGGATAGCCCGGCGGCCAAGGCCGGCCTCAAGGCGGGCGAGGTGATCACTGCCGTCGACGGCGTCTCCGTTGAACATCCAGATGCGCTTCTTTATCGATTGACGACGGCTGGCCTTGGCAAGTCGGTCAACCTAACGGTCATGGAGAACGGGCGCGAGCAGCAGGTAACGCTTGCCCTTGCCCGCGCACCGGAAACCCAGCCTCGCGATCAGCGCACGATCGGCGGACGCACGCCCTTTACCGGTGCGGTCGTGGAAAACCTTTCGCCGCGTGTCGCAGATGAGCTGAGGATGCCGCTTGATTCGACGGGTGTGGTTATCTCCGATGTGGAGGGCGGGTCTCCCGCTTCCCGCCTCGGCTTCGAGCCGAAGGATATCATCGTTTCCATCAATGGGGCCGAAGTAAAAACCAGCCGCGACCTGCAGGAGATCGCCGATTCCGATCCCAGCCTCTGGAGGGTCGAGATCGAGCGCGATGGTCAGCGTATCAGGCAGTTCTTCCGATGA
- a CDS encoding replication-associated recombination protein A — translation MSDDLFAPRVPEEVASRRPLADRLRPKTLGEVTGQEHLTGEDGVLRRMIESGSLGSMIFWGPPGTGKTTVARLLSGEAGLAFEQISAIFSGVADLKKVFEAARMRRMDGRQTLLFVDEIHRFNRAQQDSFLPVMEDGTVILVGATTENPSFELNAALLSRARVLTFKSHDEESLEELLKRAETVEQRPLPLREDARASLIRMADGDGRAVLTLAEEVWRAAREGETFDTEGLTRIVQRRAPVYDKAQDGHYNLISALHKSVRGSDPDAALYYLARMFDAGEDPLYLGRRLVRMAVEDIGLADPQALVICNAAKDAYDYLGSPEGELALAEACVYLATAPKSNAVYTAFKAATMAAKQNGSLLPPKHILNAPTKLMKGEGYGEGYRYDHDEPDAFSGQDYFPEKMGRQTFYDPPERGFEREIRKRLDWWAKLRKERNPR, via the coding sequence ATGAGTGATGATCTCTTCGCGCCGCGAGTTCCGGAAGAGGTCGCCAGCCGGCGACCGCTTGCCGATCGCCTGCGGCCGAAGACACTCGGTGAAGTCACCGGCCAGGAGCATCTGACCGGTGAAGACGGCGTTCTGCGCCGGATGATCGAAAGCGGCTCTCTCGGCTCCATGATCTTCTGGGGGCCACCGGGCACCGGCAAGACGACAGTTGCGCGGCTGTTATCGGGCGAGGCGGGGCTGGCATTCGAACAGATCTCGGCGATCTTCTCCGGCGTTGCCGACCTGAAGAAAGTCTTCGAGGCGGCCCGCATGCGCCGCATGGACGGTCGTCAGACGCTGCTCTTCGTCGATGAGATCCATCGCTTCAACCGCGCCCAGCAGGACAGTTTCCTGCCGGTCATGGAGGATGGCACTGTCATCCTCGTCGGCGCGACGACGGAAAACCCGTCCTTCGAACTCAACGCCGCTCTTCTGTCGCGTGCCCGGGTGCTGACCTTCAAGTCGCATGACGAAGAGAGCCTTGAGGAACTGCTGAAGCGCGCCGAGACCGTCGAGCAGAGGCCATTGCCGCTGAGGGAAGATGCGCGCGCCAGCCTGATCCGCATGGCCGATGGCGATGGTCGCGCGGTACTGACGCTTGCCGAGGAAGTCTGGCGTGCTGCCCGCGAAGGCGAAACCTTCGACACCGAAGGCCTGACGCGCATCGTCCAACGCCGAGCTCCGGTCTACGACAAAGCGCAGGACGGCCACTACAATCTGATTTCGGCGCTTCACAAGTCCGTCCGCGGCTCCGATCCCGATGCCGCCCTCTATTATCTCGCCCGTATGTTCGATGCTGGCGAGGATCCGCTCTATCTCGGCCGGCGGCTAGTGCGTATGGCGGTGGAGGATATCGGGCTTGCCGACCCGCAGGCTCTGGTGATCTGCAACGCCGCCAAGGATGCCTATGATTATCTGGGCTCACCGGAAGGCGAACTGGCCTTAGCGGAAGCCTGCGTTTATCTGGCGACCGCACCGAAATCGAACGCGGTCTATACCGCCTTCAAAGCGGCGACCATGGCCGCCAAGCAGAACGGTTCATTGTTGCCGCCAAAGCATATCCTGAATGCACCGACAAAGCTGATGAAGGGCGAGGGATATGGCGAAGGCTACCGCTACGACCACGACGAGCCGGATGCCTTCTCAGGCCAGGATTATTTCCCGGAAAAGATGGGCCGCCAGACCTTCTACGATCCGCCCGAACGCGGTTTCGAACGCGAGATCCGCAAGCGGCTGGACTGGTGGGCAAAACTTCGCAAGGAGCGCAATCCGCGCTGA
- a CDS encoding DUF1883 domain-containing protein, which produces MPKPNFRFTHYDIKEQRAGTIIEVSLSAVNNVRLMTAPNFQRFTEVLDFKYIGGVARKSPVKLAIPESGHWHIVVDMEGHHGLADSSVKLIAAPATQKRA; this is translated from the coding sequence ATGCCGAAACCGAACTTCCGCTTCACCCATTACGATATCAAGGAACAGCGCGCCGGAACGATCATCGAGGTGTCGTTGAGCGCCGTGAACAATGTGCGACTGATGACGGCTCCCAACTTCCAGCGGTTCACCGAAGTGCTCGATTTCAAATATATCGGCGGCGTCGCGCGCAAGTCGCCGGTCAAGCTCGCCATTCCCGAAAGCGGCCACTGGCATATCGTCGTCGATATGGAAGGCCATCACGGGCTAGCGGATTCTTCTGTCAAGCTGATCGCCGCTCCGGCAACACAGAAGCGCGCCTGA
- the dapA gene encoding 4-hydroxy-tetrahydrodipicolinate synthase, producing the protein MNNAGKLRPGGAITALVTPFRDGEVDGAALEDLVEWQVLSGVDGLALCTAAGEGLSLSPRERRMVLDICIRTAADRIPVIAAAGTNCTESTIALIRDAEECGARAVLVTVPFYSKPGQKGIVRHFERIAAATNLPVLIENAPARTASDLTMETLERLAEFEAVVAIVDSTGDIARFANLPPALRQRFRFLSSHDAAALPFHLSGGDGILSAAANILPRLVTSLQKAAYGSHISAAFALSDRLLPVVAALGPEDDPARLKYALQILRGTPSDLRLPLVPIESDSRFAIAKSLAPFIGCSVARMTLSI; encoded by the coding sequence ATGAACAATGCGGGAAAACTGCGCCCAGGCGGCGCGATCACCGCGCTCGTCACGCCGTTCCGAGACGGTGAGGTCGACGGCGCAGCATTGGAGGACCTTGTTGAATGGCAGGTGCTGAGCGGCGTCGACGGACTCGCTCTCTGCACCGCGGCGGGTGAAGGACTGAGCCTTTCACCTCGGGAACGCCGCATGGTGCTCGACATCTGCATCCGGACCGCGGCGGACCGTATCCCGGTGATCGCCGCGGCCGGAACCAATTGCACCGAAAGCACGATCGCCCTGATACGGGACGCGGAAGAGTGCGGCGCCCGCGCCGTGCTGGTGACTGTGCCTTTTTACTCCAAGCCGGGGCAGAAGGGCATCGTCCGTCATTTCGAGCGTATTGCCGCAGCAACCAACCTGCCTGTTCTCATCGAGAATGCGCCGGCGCGGACGGCAAGCGACCTGACCATGGAAACGCTGGAGCGGCTCGCCGAGTTCGAAGCGGTCGTCGCGATCGTTGATTCGACCGGTGATATCGCCCGCTTCGCCAACCTGCCGCCGGCGCTGCGGCAACGCTTCCGATTCCTGTCCAGTCACGACGCCGCCGCCCTACCCTTTCATCTCTCCGGCGGCGATGGTATCCTGTCCGCAGCCGCAAATATCCTTCCCCGGCTCGTCACGTCACTGCAGAAGGCCGCTTATGGAAGCCATATCTCGGCGGCATTCGCGCTCAGCGACAGGCTGCTGCCGGTTGTGGCCGCACTCGGCCCCGAGGACGATCCTGCAAGGCTGAAATATGCGCTGCAGATATTGCGCGGCACGCCTTCGGATCTTCGCCTTCCGCTTGTGCCGATTGAGTCCGACAGCCGCTTTGCGATCGCCAAGTCGCTTGCCCCCTTCATCGGTTGCAGTGTCGCGCGGATGACGCTATCCATATGA
- a CDS encoding serine protease, with translation MTRQSIREWQKCTGFLVNDRTIATIGYCVPGELAPASPKLSDIRLQGIALAGAIEPEVVSVVLRGEGSSDRRIALLTLPSPVQGKQVLKVRAEAPVVGDRLIMPFLKGSSAEFSASMDDECTISEIREESVIAYRCDGDIGSAGAPLVSFETGEVIGIYSWSGEKARFGIRFNPSDLL, from the coding sequence ATGACACGGCAGAGTATTCGCGAATGGCAGAAATGTACCGGCTTCCTCGTTAACGACAGGACGATAGCCACGATCGGCTATTGTGTGCCGGGCGAATTGGCGCCAGCTTCACCGAAGCTTAGCGATATCAGGTTGCAGGGCATTGCCCTCGCCGGCGCCATCGAACCAGAGGTCGTGAGTGTCGTCCTGCGTGGCGAGGGCTCTTCCGATCGCCGCATTGCCCTTCTGACGCTGCCATCTCCTGTTCAGGGAAAACAGGTCCTGAAGGTTCGTGCGGAGGCGCCTGTTGTCGGCGACCGGCTGATTATGCCGTTCCTCAAGGGGAGCTCCGCCGAATTCAGCGCCTCCATGGATGACGAATGCACCATCAGCGAAATCAGAGAGGAGTCCGTTATTGCCTATCGCTGTGATGGCGATATCGGGTCTGCTGGCGCCCCGCTGGTTTCCTTCGAAACCGGAGAGGTGATCGGCATCTACTCGTGGTCCGGTGAGAAGGCACGCTTCGGTATACGCTTTAATCCCTCGGATCTGCTGTAG
- a CDS encoding ketopantoate reductase family protein, with protein sequence MPNISICTYGAGALGGAIAVKLASQLGDDAIISVVARGAHLEAIRKDGISLHEAGADRLINVRITATDDPTTLPPQDLIITGLKGHQLGPAAEGMAALLKDDTRVVMVLNGIPWWYFHRDMQSGHAELQFDELDPGGKLWRLIGPERVIGCVAMQGAEVVNPGEIRLSNNGRFVLGEPSGDMSADLETIAGLFTRAGLTVSTTPRIRDEIWNKLTGNAAFNPISALTRALMTDIMADPALFDMVGKIMNEVRAVGSALGATFSITIEERLQQSRHIGPVRTSMLQDLLAGKALEIVPLVGMVVALGRTANVPTPVSEVVLALVTQLDRENQRGAAR encoded by the coding sequence ATGCCGAACATATCCATCTGTACCTACGGGGCCGGTGCCCTTGGAGGCGCGATCGCCGTCAAGCTTGCAAGCCAGCTCGGCGACGATGCGATCATCTCTGTCGTGGCACGCGGCGCGCATCTGGAGGCGATCCGCAAGGATGGCATCTCCCTGCATGAAGCCGGTGCCGACAGGCTGATCAATGTGCGGATCACGGCAACGGACGATCCCACGACACTACCGCCGCAGGACCTCATCATCACCGGCCTGAAGGGGCATCAGCTCGGCCCGGCAGCGGAAGGCATGGCCGCGCTACTGAAGGACGATACGCGCGTCGTCATGGTGCTGAACGGCATTCCCTGGTGGTATTTCCATCGCGATATGCAAAGCGGCCATGCCGAACTGCAATTCGATGAGCTCGATCCCGGCGGCAAACTGTGGCGCCTGATCGGCCCGGAGCGGGTGATCGGCTGCGTGGCGATGCAGGGTGCGGAGGTCGTCAATCCCGGCGAAATCCGCCTTTCCAACAATGGCCGCTTCGTGCTTGGCGAACCCTCCGGCGACATGTCGGCCGATCTCGAAACCATTGCTGGTCTCTTCACCAGGGCCGGCCTCACTGTCTCGACTACGCCGCGCATTCGTGACGAGATCTGGAACAAGCTGACGGGCAATGCAGCCTTCAACCCGATCAGCGCGCTGACGCGAGCTTTGATGACCGATATAATGGCCGATCCTGCGCTTTTCGACATGGTCGGTAAAATTATGAACGAAGTGCGTGCTGTCGGCAGCGCTCTCGGCGCGACATTCAGCATCACCATCGAAGAAAGACTGCAGCAGTCGCGCCATATCGGCCCGGTGCGCACATCGATGCTGCAGGATCTCCTGGCCGGCAAAGCGCTCGAAATCGTGCCGCTCGTCGGCATGGTTGTCGCGCTCGGGCGCACCGCCAATGTGCCGACGCCTGTGTCGGAGGTCGTACTGGCGCTGGTGACACAACTCGACAGGGAAAACCAGCGCGGCGCGGCCCGCTGA
- a CDS encoding SDR family NAD(P)-dependent oxidoreductase, whose protein sequence is MKVWFITGASRGFGALMTKGALASGDAVVATARNPKTITEQFGDHPNLLAVALDVTNEDQARQAAAAAVSRFGRIDILANNAGYGLLGAVEEATADEIEKIYATNVFGLLKVTRAVLPYMRRQRAGHILNFSSIGGYYGFPGWGVYGSTKFAVEGLSESLATEVEPFGIKVTIIEPGFFRTDFLHDNSLAISPASIPDYIGTPAGNMRDFAASANHAQPGDPAKLTAGIIEMVNAANPPLRMPFGGDTVAKIEEEHANVEKELAQWRKLAISTDFEQTA, encoded by the coding sequence ATGAAAGTCTGGTTCATCACGGGTGCATCGCGCGGCTTCGGCGCGCTGATGACCAAGGGCGCTCTTGCCAGCGGCGACGCTGTCGTTGCGACCGCCCGCAACCCCAAGACCATTACCGAACAGTTCGGCGATCATCCGAACCTGCTTGCCGTCGCTCTCGACGTCACCAATGAAGACCAGGCCAGGCAAGCTGCTGCCGCCGCCGTTTCCCGCTTCGGCCGCATCGATATCCTCGCCAACAATGCCGGCTACGGCCTGCTCGGCGCCGTCGAGGAAGCCACTGCCGACGAGATCGAAAAGATCTACGCCACCAACGTCTTCGGTCTGCTGAAGGTCACCCGCGCCGTGCTGCCCTATATGCGCCGCCAGCGCGCCGGCCACATCCTGAACTTTTCCTCGATCGGTGGTTACTATGGTTTTCCCGGCTGGGGTGTCTACGGCTCCACGAAGTTCGCTGTCGAGGGTCTGTCGGAATCGCTGGCGACCGAAGTCGAGCCTTTCGGCATCAAGGTCACGATCATCGAGCCCGGCTTCTTCCGCACGGACTTCCTGCATGACAATTCGCTGGCAATCAGCCCAGCCTCAATCCCCGACTATATCGGCACACCGGCCGGCAACATGCGCGACTTCGCAGCCAGTGCCAACCATGCCCAGCCGGGCGATCCGGCCAAACTGACTGCCGGCATCATCGAAATGGTGAACGCCGCCAACCCGCCGCTGCGCATGCCCTTCGGCGGTGATACGGTCGCCAAGATCGAAGAGGAACATGCCAATGTCGAAAAGGAACTTGCCCAATGGCGCAAGCTCGCCATCTCCACGGACTTCGAGCAGACCGCCTGA
- a CDS encoding LysR family transcriptional regulator: protein MRATELSEMAAFAAVARHKSFRKAGEERGVTASAISHAVLNLEDRIGIRLLNRTTRSVSLTEAGELLRSHLDPAFGEISAALDALNRFRDTPFGRVRINVGNSIAPFVVGQVIGPLLMKNPNLQLEIAATDRLVDIVEEGFDAGIRFGERVTEGMIAVRIKQRMRLVVVGSPAYLETRPLPETPHDLKRHICIQNMFPSGARYPWNFEKDGQAITFHPTGPLSLDDHELMTTAALSGVALAYVWEGRVAPLIASGQLVQVLDEWCQPEEPLYLYYPSRRHISAGFRTVIDAIRGD, encoded by the coding sequence ATGAGGGCAACCGAACTTTCCGAAATGGCAGCTTTCGCCGCTGTTGCCAGACACAAGAGCTTCCGCAAGGCGGGAGAGGAAAGGGGCGTGACCGCCTCCGCGATCAGCCACGCCGTCCTCAATCTGGAGGATCGCATCGGCATTCGCCTCTTGAACCGCACGACCCGCAGCGTCTCATTGACGGAAGCCGGAGAACTGCTCCGGTCTCATCTCGATCCGGCCTTCGGTGAAATCAGCGCCGCGCTCGATGCGCTGAACCGCTTCCGCGATACACCTTTCGGTCGGGTCCGCATCAATGTCGGCAATTCCATTGCGCCTTTCGTCGTCGGTCAGGTCATCGGGCCGCTTCTGATGAAGAACCCCAATCTGCAGCTCGAAATAGCCGCAACGGACAGGCTAGTGGATATCGTCGAGGAGGGTTTCGATGCAGGCATCCGTTTCGGTGAGCGTGTCACGGAGGGTATGATCGCAGTTCGCATCAAGCAGCGCATGCGCCTCGTCGTCGTCGGTTCGCCCGCCTATCTCGAAACGAGACCATTGCCGGAAACGCCGCATGATCTGAAGCGGCATATCTGCATACAGAACATGTTTCCGTCAGGCGCGCGTTATCCCTGGAATTTCGAAAAAGACGGCCAGGCCATCACCTTCCATCCTACGGGTCCGTTGTCCCTTGACGACCATGAATTGATGACAACGGCCGCCCTCAGCGGTGTGGCGCTCGCCTATGTCTGGGAGGGCAGGGTGGCACCGCTGATTGCAAGCGGCCAGCTCGTTCAGGTGCTGGACGAATGGTGCCAGCCGGAAGAGCCGCTTTATCTCTACTATCCCAGCCGACGGCACATTTCGGCGGGCTTCCGCACAGTGATCGACGCGATCCGCGGCGACTAG
- a CDS encoding lipocalin-like domain-containing protein: MDRAALIGTWRMISWTRTVVATGKVSDAMGADPIGYIAYHADGRMMAFVANRRRPKPNSKAPNDSEKAALFDTMLAYTAEYTLEGDKVIHHVEAAWNPTWERPLIRPVHMEGDILVISDAPATDPITGEDVVYRLEFQKL; this comes from the coding sequence ATGGACAGAGCCGCCCTTATCGGAACGTGGCGCATGATCTCGTGGACACGAACCGTCGTTGCGACGGGGAAAGTCAGCGACGCCATGGGTGCCGATCCCATCGGATATATCGCCTATCACGCCGATGGCCGGATGATGGCCTTCGTTGCCAACCGGCGCAGACCGAAACCCAACAGCAAAGCGCCCAACGACAGTGAAAAGGCCGCACTCTTCGATACGATGCTGGCCTATACGGCCGAATATACTCTGGAGGGCGACAAGGTGATCCATCACGTCGAGGCCGCCTGGAATCCGACATGGGAGCGGCCCCTTATCCGCCCGGTGCATATGGAGGGTGACATACTCGTCATCAGCGATGCACCCGCCACCGACCCGATAACGGGAGAGGATGTCGTCTACCGGCTGGAGTTCCAAAAACTCTGA
- a CDS encoding alpha/beta hydrolase has protein sequence MMLSTLPLEISAQEMPAQTPASREQVEKLLSRWKEHFKGAETLRDRRTAFRGFMESLPEPTRVQIRHVDADGVDAELVWPARLHHPIGRRVILFIHGGGFYSGSIRTHHLIAGSLAKAASSDVLLMDYRLTPEYSYPAQVNDALTAYRWLLDSGYSNGNIVVIGDGAGGNLALEAVLRQMRSRQPLPAAVVALSPITDLSASGASVTANAANDPVLDKDALDVLRKAYLGNNSATDPNISPLYADLSGFPPLLLQVGSGELLLDDTLRLADKAHKAGVDVTTQVWPGMPHQWQLFPSVLDDADKAGQKIAEFAIAHFADPPAQ, from the coding sequence ATGATGTTGTCTACCCTTCCGCTGGAAATATCGGCGCAGGAAATGCCGGCACAAACACCGGCATCCAGGGAGCAGGTCGAAAAGCTGCTTTCCCGCTGGAAAGAACATTTCAAGGGTGCGGAGACCCTGCGGGATCGGCGCACCGCTTTCCGCGGTTTCATGGAATCGCTGCCGGAGCCGACACGCGTCCAGATCCGGCATGTCGATGCCGATGGCGTCGATGCCGAACTTGTCTGGCCTGCGCGCCTTCATCATCCGATCGGCCGGCGCGTGATCCTCTTCATCCATGGCGGCGGCTTCTACAGCGGTTCCATCCGCACACACCACCTGATCGCCGGTTCGCTCGCCAAGGCAGCGTCCAGCGATGTGTTGCTGATGGATTACAGACTGACGCCTGAATATAGCTATCCGGCACAGGTCAATGATGCGCTCACCGCCTACCGCTGGCTGCTCGACAGCGGCTACAGCAACGGAAATATCGTGGTGATCGGCGATGGTGCTGGTGGCAATCTGGCGCTCGAAGCCGTGTTGCGACAGATGCGTTCCCGTCAGCCGCTGCCGGCAGCCGTCGTGGCGCTGAGCCCGATCACCGATTTATCCGCCTCAGGTGCCTCGGTCACAGCGAATGCCGCCAATGATCCGGTGCTGGACAAGGATGCGCTGGACGTGTTGCGCAAGGCCTATCTCGGCAATAATTCCGCAACGGATCCCAATATTTCTCCACTCTATGCCGATCTCTCGGGTTTTCCGCCCTTGCTGCTGCAGGTCGGTTCCGGCGAGCTGCTGCTCGACGATACGCTGCGGCTTGCCGACAAGGCGCACAAGGCGGGCGTCGACGTGACGACGCAGGTCTGGCCGGGAATGCCGCATCAATGGCAGCTTTTCCCCTCGGTGCTGGATGATGCTGACAAGGCGGGCCAGAAGATCGCCGAATTCGCGATCGCGCATTTTGCAGATCCACCAGCGCAGTAA